AGATTTAATCTAAGAAGTATTAGAAGGTCTCTTATTTAATACTATGATAGACTTATTACGCGTAGCTGGGTAATTGGAAGGCTTTTGATGTATTGCAATGATCGTAAAAGCAGGAGACCTTAGGATCACCACTTTGAATTAAATCAGTACaatatattttacattatCATGATCTACTCTTGTTACATCGTAAGCTGTAAGCATCACAAATTAGGTTTAAAACTGATAAACTTATAGTTAAGAATTGtaaaaaggaacacaaacGACAGGCTTGCGAAATATGGAGTAATTGCTAAGTAAAGTATTAACCTTATGGGTAACATTAAGCCAGAAACAAATATCGCGGTAAACCCGAAGAGGGAAGCAGATTGCGTGCCAGTACAGTCTACACGCATCTTCCAACAAGTGGTCATCGAACTCAATGGAACACGAACTCGAATGGGCAATAGTAGAACAAAGATAGTGGTCATATTTAAAGGGTTTACGTTTCTTAGCTTTGCATCAGAGTTCGAGTTGATCCTGAGCTTAAAGCAGTCTAGTCCATCTAATCGATCCACCAACGACAGGCAGGTGCACAGTATATCATCACAATGATCACACTAACGTTGGCAGCACTGGCACTGATCTTGCTAGTAGCTTTTCTTGTGAAGGAACTATGGCGTCCGTCGAACTATCCTCCGGGTAAGATCATCTTCTTAAAATATGCTCTATAAATTTGAACATTCCTTTCCATCCCATATCAGGCCCCAAATGGTTACCGATTGTCGGAAACACTCCGCTAGTACGCAAGATGGCGGCTGAGAATGGTGGATTGTTGTCGAACGTGTGCGACAAGTTGTCGGAAACGTATCAAAGCAGCGTCATTGGGTTGAAACTTGGTCGGGAGCGTGTGGTATTTGGTTTGGGATACGAAGATGTGAAGGACATTTTGTGCAACGAAGCTTTCCAGGGTCGTCCAGACAATTTCTTCATCCGATTGCGTACACTAGGGACAAGGTAAAGGACATTCGGAGAATgaatgatagttttttttaatgctatCTCgtactttttgtttcttttagaTTGGGTATCACTTGTACGGATGGTGCTTTTTGGAATGAGCAGAGAAGCTTCGTCACACGGCATTTGCGTCTTGTAGGATATGGACGCCAGGCGATGCATGCTCAGATTCAAACGGAACTAAACGAATTGTTGGAGGTGCTCGAGGCCCGTATTGAACAGCCCATTTGGCCTGGATCGATTCTCGCCATCAGTGTTATCAATGTGCTTTGGACGATCGTAACAGGCACACGAGTACCGCGAGAAGATGATCGATTGCAGAGACTACTGCAGTTGCTGCAGGAACGTTCCAAAGCCTTCGACATGTCCGGTGGAACATTGAACCAGCTACCATGGCTACGCTTTATCGCACCTGAATGGAGTGGCTACAATCTGGTGCGTCGCTTCAACAAGCAACTGACGGAATTCTTCACGCCAACAATCGAGCAGCATCATCAGAACTTTACGGAGGATAAAGCAGTAGACGATCTTATCTACGCGTACATTAAGGAAATGCGCGATCACAAGGATGCATCCGTTACCAACTTTACCGACGTGCAGTTGACGATGATCATATTGGATATTTTCATAGCAGGTGGCCAAACAACGAGCACAACGCTGGATCTGGCattcatgatgatgattatgcgTCCGGATGTGCAAGAAAAGGTGCACGAGGAAATTGACAACCAGCTGGAATCGAATGGAACACCCCATTATGACGATCGTCACACGTTACCGTATGTGGAGGCATTCTTGCTGGAGGTTCATCGTTTCTTCAGCATTATTCCAGTGAATGGACCAAGGCGCGCCCTAACTGATTGCACTCTTGGGGGCTACCGAGTACCGAAAAACACCACGGTTTTCATGGGAGTTCGCAACGTGCACATGGACCCGGAGCACTGGGGTGATCCGGAAGTATTCCGACCGGAACGATTCCTGAACGAGGAACGACAAATCGTCAACACTGAGCGTGTGTTGTCGTTTGGCCAGGGAAAACGTCGTTGTCTCGGTGAAACATTGGCCCGCTCCTGTCTGTTTACGTTCTTTGTGGGTGTAATGAAGCGGTTCTGTTTGGTCAAACCGGACGTTGCTGCGGAGGAATCCGACATGGAACCGTCCTTGACGCTTAAGCCAGGAATAACGCTCTCAGCGAAACCTTATAACGTAGTGTTTCAACCACGAAAGAGAACAGAGATGAATATTTGCGATGAATAACACCCAATCTTCGTAATGCGTTTGGAAAGCGAGTGTAATATGTTGgattgtgaaataaataaaacatagctttttaaaatttcctttttaaacCCCATTGGAGATTGTGAAGTACGTGTGCTCACCACCAGAGAGCGCTAGTAGAATAATCATGTGCGCTTTTGTAACTATTTAAGAGATTTTTTGGGACTATTggttaaaaaaatgcaccacatTTACCGGATCACAAAACGATAATAAAAATGAGCTTTCGGTGTTGCTATTTCCCATTTATAGAAATTATTGCTGATAATTGGGACATTTCGAACTGACAAATTTCCCACACAGTCATACTGCTTCCAAATCGATCCCTTTATGTAATACCGTTATTGTCAACAAATTAAATGGATTCATTAACCAATCAAAGTAcgctcatttgttttctttctttattacCCATCTTGTctggttggttttgtattttaaatacatgaattaaaaataagtaTTTTGATGGTATCtcctgtttgtgtttttgtgtgtcctctatgtgtgtatgtgtttgtgtgtaagtgttgtttttgtgttactCCCAAATCACTTCCATTATAcgctaatcttttttttaatccttaACGTCTTTCTCTCCCCCAGCGTTGGAAAAATCAGTTAAttctgattttgttttatcacactctatattttgttttcccaatcGCTCTCGTTTGTCCTTTTCCCCAAATCgctcttctcttttttctttcttacgTTCATCTGAACCAGTTAGTGACTTAGAAGAGAACAATAGGGAAATTGAAGCTTTTCCTGGTAGTTGTAGGAATTTTACTTCCactcatcattatcatcatcatcatccaacgCCAGgaggataagaaaaaaaaggatttctcTCTTTCGCCTTCACGTCCGcatatgttttgttgtatgttttccCCCTTCCATTCATCCTGTGAGTTTGTATCATGTTCCGTAGCTTAACAactatatgtatatatatatatttcatCTTCACGTGATTTCTACATCTGATTTGTTACACTATAATCATACATgtatatctatatatatatatatatatatactctGCCAACATTACCACAAAAAACTTAACAGTTAGCTTCTTAAGGTCGAAAAAACGAAGtgaaaaacacgaaacaaagaTACAAGAAGTGAAACAATGTACAGAGTTTGACGGTTGTGTTAGTAGCATCTTTCCGTTGCGCTAATGGTCGaaagatgtgtgttttttttaaaagcttcatcatcatcaccatcatcacttcTGCATAACAACCCACGACCAACCACGGACCGTCCATTCCATTTGTGAGCCAACGGGTTTTTACTTAACCTTCTTCCCCGTTCCCTAAACGCTAAGCCCCACTTTTGCCATGttttaccaaaccaaacctACCCTAGATGATGTACTTTTTGAAAGTAATTGGTAATCATTTTCGTTCTCTCTCGGTTCCTTTCGTtcccgttgtttgttttttttttgtttttgttcttattttctttctgctaCAATTCATTTGTGACGgattttcaatcgatttctAAGCTTTGCACCCACCTCCTTAGAGGAAATGGATTCTAGTGttctttgtgtttgtttctcgtgtttttttttgttttgttttataacatTTCCCACCGGTTCATCTATATAAGTATATATAAGTAGGTTTTTTGTATAGTTTTGTAAATCTGTCCACGTTCCTTTACTGCTTCGCGAATGCATTGAATGCATACGATGCTTCCCTTCCCTCCTCTTCTTTcttatttcctttcccttttcccgCCCTCCCCCCATCCTCAACCCCCAAAACCAATAAAGCTATTTTATTatccattttctttgtttttacttcCAGTTGTTTCTACTCCAATCTGCTAATAGCTAACCAAAGGTACATTCTTGTTTGCAACTGCACACATCATTAACAATCTCAACGCCACTCCCTTCCCACTCCCCCTGCAACCACCCCCTCATCGATCAGCCCATCGATTTTTCCACACTAACGaacgaattgtttgtttaataggtttttgttgttgttgtttcattttttattatttattacatttattactAACGACTTtattacaaaatataaaacaaaaagagtttgaaaagaataataataattattaaaacaaaaccaacgctATTAAGTAGGTTATGCTGGAgggagagagtgtgtgtgataGAGGAAATAAGATAGAGAAACAAAAGCAGGAAGAATGAACGGTAGTGGGAAAGTGATATTGGGAAagacaaaatagaaaaaaagaaggaaattggAAAAGAATAGAAAAGATGTAGAAAGGAAAGGACAAGTTAGTGTACTAAACTTATGCGTATAAATTCTTAAACATCTAGCTTCGAAACTTTAATAGCTGtgtaaagaagaaaaggagaaaatgaaagagagaaaatgtgagagtgaaaaaaaaaaccgtaaacTAGACAGAAGAAACTCTTCTGTAAAAACACATTAAGGTAAGGTACccaatttttttcttctctgttttccgttttcgtttttgtttgttttataacgTTTTGTTGcgcgctgttttttttgttttgttttcatcttctgtttctgtttcgtttctcATCTTAATATCGTATCCTTTTGCTGCAAGAATCCTTGAATCTTGTACAACATCTTCTTAAATCTTGACTGTGATGCATGCTGTAGTGGTGGCCGCTGTGCTTTTGCATACACTTACACTTAGTTTTATACACGTTACACacagggtttttttatgtattcttttttcttcttctccccatgtttttgttttgcacattctTTCCAATTAGGCGAAGGGGTTTTCTCCGATTTTGCGTGATGGGCTAcgttttagtgtttttttttgttgttttattttcttgttgctgGCTAGTTACTTTGCTATACTTTgctttgtgtatatttttccatttgctcGGTGTAATTACAGTAAGTGGAAACCagatttgttgtgtttgtggtgcagtgtttttttgtttgtttgttttcttccttctttgtATAGGTTAAATTTCGCATCCTATCCTAACGgctaccaaacacacacacacacatcggtgAGGGTGACACGGAACGAATGATCCAGGAACGATCGGTTCGAGCGAGCGTTAAGTGTGAAGGATATAAAAGGGGGTACCAACGAATGGGAACAACTTTCTAGGATTGTTGTGTATCattagctgtgtgtgtgtgtgcgtgtgtcacacacatacacggacACAATTTGAACGAAGTTCActagggaaaaggaaaaaaaataacgatgcAAAGAAGGG
This Anopheles marshallii chromosome 3, idAnoMarsDA_429_01, whole genome shotgun sequence DNA region includes the following protein-coding sequences:
- the LOC128716112 gene encoding probable cytochrome P450 305a1 produces the protein MITLTLAALALILLVAFLVKELWRPSNYPPGPKWLPIVGNTPLVRKMAAENGGLLSNVCDKLSETYQSSVIGLKLGRERVVFGLGYEDVKDILCNEAFQGRPDNFFIRLRTLGTRLGITCTDGAFWNEQRSFVTRHLRLVGYGRQAMHAQIQTELNELLEVLEARIEQPIWPGSILAISVINVLWTIVTGTRVPREDDRLQRLLQLLQERSKAFDMSGGTLNQLPWLRFIAPEWSGYNLVRRFNKQLTEFFTPTIEQHHQNFTEDKAVDDLIYAYIKEMRDHKDASVTNFTDVQLTMIILDIFIAGGQTTSTTLDLAFMMMIMRPDVQEKVHEEIDNQLESNGTPHYDDRHTLPYVEAFLLEVHRFFSIIPVNGPRRALTDCTLGGYRVPKNTTVFMGVRNVHMDPEHWGDPEVFRPERFLNEERQIVNTERVLSFGQGKRRCLGETLARSCLFTFFVGVMKRFCLVKPDVAAEESDMEPSLTLKPGITLSAKPYNVVFQPRKRTEMNICDE